The Daucus carota subsp. sativus chromosome 2, DH1 v3.0, whole genome shotgun sequence genome includes a window with the following:
- the LOC108205764 gene encoding uncharacterized protein LOC108205764 has product MDRRKIIKKAEELMETSMKGNDASHDAAHVYRVRDLALSLAREEGLSSSPHSMDIVELSALLHDLGDYKYARDPLEEKIVETFLVEEGIEEEKKLKILDIIKRMGFKDELQGPKDGCYSPEFGVVQDADRLDAIGAIGIARCFTFGGSRNRVLHDPSIQARSDLSKEQYVKKDEQTTVNHFHEKLLKLKDLMKTEAGKRRALQRHKFMEEFLEEFYKEWDGKA; this is encoded by the exons ATGGATCGGAGAAAGATAATAAAAAAGGCAGAGGAGTTGATGGAAACGAGCATGAAGGGTAACGATGCATCTCATGATGCAGCTCACGTTTACAGGGTTCGAGACCTAGCTCTTTCTCTTGCTCGTGAAGAAGGCCTCTCTTCTTCTCCTCATTCTATGGATATT GTAGAGCTATCTGCACTTCTCCATGATTTAG GAGACTACAAGTATGCGAG AGATCCATTAGAGGAGAAGATTGTGGAGACATTTCTGGTAGAGGAGGGCATAGAGGAGGAGAAAAAGTTGAAGATCTTAGATATTATTAAACGAATGG GATTTAAAGACGAACTTCAAGGGCCTAAAGATGGATGTTATTCACCAGAATTTGGGGTTGTTCAAGATGCTGATCGTCTTGATGCAATTGGCGCTATCG gaattGCTCGTTGCTTTACGTTTGGTGGTAGTAGGAACAGAGTGCTGCATGACCCCAGCATACAGGCTCGATCTGATTTGTCTAAGGAGCAATATGTGAAGAAGGACGAACAAACCACTGTGAACCATTTTCATGAGAAGCTTCTTAAACTTAAGGACTTGATGAAGACAGAG GCTGGGAAGAGAAGAGCTTTGCAACGGCACAAGTTCATGGAGGAGTTCCTCGAAGAATTTTATAAGGAATGGGATGGTAAGGCATAA